The Leopardus geoffroyi isolate Oge1 chromosome C1, O.geoffroyi_Oge1_pat1.0, whole genome shotgun sequence sequence TTGGCCTGCATGCCTCTGATGACAGGGGACTCACGCCCTCACTGAGCAGCCCAATGAGAAGGCTGTATCCCTGAACCTTCTATTTCCAATGCAGCCCTCTGcagtgcccccccgcccccaacgaGGACCTGGAGGGGACAGTGGTCATGATCCaccttttgtggggggggggggggtcagctgAAGCTGGTGGGTGAGGAGGCAGGACTGGGACCGCAGAGGCAAGGCCACAGGTCACCTGAACGGTCCCTTCTCCCCAAGGGGCCAGGCAGCCTCTCAATGAGGACAGGCAGTGTCAGAGACACCTGGccacctgctctgtgctcccaACTGAGAAATGACTAAAGcttttgtaaaaacaattttaattttgtataaaacAAAGGTGGTCTATGCCCGGGAGCTGTAGGAAGTCCAAGCAGACCGGCTGGGGTGAGGGGCACAGCCTACCTCAAAggggctggtgggcagggggACTGTCCTCGAGGGACTGAGAAGGCACATCAGAGGCCCAGGTCCCACCGAGAGGCCTGGGATGCCCCTCCTCTGGGGGCAAAAACTGGGCCGTGGGGAGCCCCCATTGTGCCCCAGGGGTGGccacaggctgggggaggggcctgagaCAAACCCCCAGGGCCACAGTCCACTAACTTTTTACAGGATAAAAGGAATGTCAGGCTGGGGAGAAAAGCACCAGGTGAGGCAGGGCCCGAGGGCCCTGGATCTGAGGAAGGCCCAGGGCTTGGGGTGCTGGCTCCGCCCTAGCAGCCCCCGCAGCTCCTCGCACAGGAGGCCGCCACGGACTGGCACAGGCCACTGCTGGCCATCACGCCACATTTGGAGAACTTGTCCCGACACAGGTCAGCTGTTGCGGGGGGGGCAAGGAGTCGGGGTCAGGGAGAGGCTGGTCATGGGAAACCATCGGCCCCTTCCCGATCCCGGGACAGGGAATGTTCTGAGGAGAAGCAGCCGGGAGGGAGTTCAGGGGCCCCCTGGAAGTGGCCGTGGTGCGGAACACCGGTTTAATAAACACCAGGTGGACGGACAGGAAGAAGGGCGGCgagtgggtgtggggagggggaaggtgtGGGGGTGCAGGCCTCCCTACCTCGGAGGAGCTCCTCGTGGGCACACACTGTGCGGACACAGATCTCCTTGTTGACCACGTACACGCGGCGGAGGCTGGGGGGTGGAGCCGGGACGGTGGGGTCACCCCCGACCCCACCAGGGGGGCTCCACGCATCCCCGCCCCTAGGCCTGGGCCCACCCGAGTGGAGTTCAATTCAGGGCTCATGCTCCCCTACAGTCCCACCTCGGGGCGGGGGGCACTGTGgctgcctgccctgccccccaaacCCCACCTGTGCTCACCTGTAGAAGCAGACCTCATTGAGACACTGTTTGCAGGGCTTGTGGATGGAGTAGAGGCGGGTGCACGGGTACTGTTCCTCGCGGCAGTCTGGGTGACGGGCAGGATCAGACTAGGGGCCGCAGCTTGGGCGTAGCGTAGCCCCCAACGATGCCCACCGAGACTGGCTCTCATCGCGGGGTCTAGGTCCACCCTGCACCCTCTGGCACagcgcaggcacacacacacgcacgcacacacacacagcacagacaGCATTGCTGGGGCTCCCAGGGCTGCCCGATTTTATACAACACACGCATACACGCGCAAGTTTGCAACCACGCTTGGAAGCACGTACCTGAACAGGCATAAGCTCAAACACAACCGCACCCACACACAACGGTCACCCAAGTCCACACCAACCAACTGGGCCGGGCTCAGAGGAGCACACGTGGACACTGAGCTCACGGGAGCGAGAGCAGCCTGCACGGTCTGGCCGTCTCCGGCTCTCGGTGGGGGCGGCACGGGGGGCTGGCTCAGCTGGCCTGGGCTTCTGGTCCCCTCTCTGCCTCGCTGGCCACGAGCACCACCCACTCCTGctggctggcaggcaggcaggaagcccCCAGCacgctccctccctcttcccagtgTCTAGGGGTGGAGGGCCCTTCCTGAGGCTGCGACcaacggcggggggggggggggcaaggggggCATCTCCCAGAGCTTCCCGGGGGGGCCCTGGGGTTGCCTAAAGCACTGGCCTGTCTGCAAGCCCCCGACCCTGCCATCGGCCCGGCAAAAGCAAAAggcttgtctgtctctgtcccatcAGCGCTGCAATCAGCTCTACCCCCGCTTCTGAGGCCGTGCCTCTGTTTCTCCAGCTGTCAGAAAGCTCTTACCCAGAGGCCCAGGCTCCGTGGGCTCTGTCTCCGCATTTCCTGGTGCTGGTGTCAGGAGAGGAGCAGGCAGACATCACTGAGAGGGGTCCATTCAGGGCACCAGCCCCGCCCCGGCACAGACCCGCCCCTCCCAGGGTTGACAGGAGCCGGCAGCCTacctggggtgggggccaggacGACTTCCTGCTGGACTTGCTGCTGGGACTGGAACTGCTCCGCAGGGGGCCGAGGAGTCACCTCTGAGTCGGGGCGCGGGCGACAAGGGGGTCCACTCCATCTCTCCACCCCAGCGCTCAGctgcccgcccccgccgcctgccccaccccagccctttaCCTTGATAATCATAGTAGTCCGGTTGGTCTAAGAACAAAGATGAATGCGAGGTTGCCGGGGGTCAGGCGAGCTCCCAGTCTCGGGGGGCACAGGGGGTCACGGCTTCACCCAGGACCACCCCCTCTGACTCCCACCACCCTTCCCCACCTGGTCCCCAGCTGCGTCGTGCACACCTGGGAGCCAGGCCTTGATGATGTGGCCGGGTGTGGGGAGGGCTGGGCGGGGGGCAAGTCCCTTACCTATCTGGTCACTGTAGTGGGTGTACTGGACGTGTTCCGGGAACGGAGACAGAGAGTCTAGGTCATATTGGCCCTGAGCCAGCAGGCCCACTGTGAGGAAGCAAAGCATGAGGGGGTGCCCTGCAGGGAAGGACAGCACTTCTGGGAGGACAGGTAGAGGTCCCAAGGGCAGGCCGGTAAGACCCTAAGATCCTACAACCCAAGGGATCCAAACTCCTTCCTCGACCCTTACAGAGGCCCTTACAGAGCCGGCTTCTGGGCACCTCACAGACCTTTTCTGGCCTGTCTTCCCCTGCTAGCCTCCTGGCTCTTCCTGGAACTCAGCACACTCCtgtctgccccagggcctttgcactcgaCTTTCCCTAGGCCTGTGATCCTGGTTAACTTCTcctccttcagatctcagctaaAATTTCAGTTCTGCCAAAAGGCCGTCCCCGGCCTACCCACCCTCTCCATCCAGTTCCTCTGTTTATTTCCATCCTCATGCTCAACACGCTGGCATTTATCACGCCTACTTGATATAGCAGCCTCCCTTCTCTAGACGGGCAGCACCAAGAAGGCAGGGGTATATCTGCCCAGGTCATCATTGTACCCCAGGGTCTAGCCCAGTgcgtggcacatagtaggaactcagtatctgttaaatgaataaatgttagctatggCAGGGCCTTTGATCCCTATGGATAACTCCTCAGTTCACCAATAGGGATCACTCCAAAGTCAAGAATGcatggtgggggagtgggggtgggggtggggagggggttggggttggggttgggt is a genomic window containing:
- the MFAP2 gene encoding microfibrillar-associated protein 2 isoform X2, which codes for MRAAYLFLLFLPVGLLAQGQYDLDSLSPFPEHVQYTHYSDQIDQPDYYDYQEVTPRPPAEQFQSQQQVQQEVVLAPTPAPGNAETEPTEPGPLDCREEQYPCTRLYSIHKPCKQCLNEVCFYSLRRVYVVNKEICVRTVCAHEELLRADLCRDKFSKCGVMASSGLCQSVAASCARSCGGC
- the MFAP2 gene encoding microfibrillar-associated protein 2 isoform X1, with the protein product MRAAYLFLLFLPGHPLMLCFLTVGLLAQGQYDLDSLSPFPEHVQYTHYSDQIDQPDYYDYQEVTPRPPAEQFQSQQQVQQEVVLAPTPAPGNAETEPTEPGPLDCREEQYPCTRLYSIHKPCKQCLNEVCFYSLRRVYVVNKEICVRTVCAHEELLRADLCRDKFSKCGVMASSGLCQSVAASCARSCGGC